A genomic segment from Flavobacterium sp. 9R encodes:
- a CDS encoding cellulase family glycosylhydrolase → MKKIIFILLVWLPTVGWAQGFLHRDHQKIVDEKGQNIVLRGLGLGGWMVQEGYMLKTGNFAGPQYKIKEKILAVIGAEATEKFYQTYKDSGITKKDIDSLAAWGFNSVRLPMHYNLYTPAIENEKNGEITWLEEGFKRTDALLKWCEANKIYLILDLHAAPGGQGKDAAISDYDGSKPSLWESAANRNKMIAFWKKIAERYKDNPWVGAYDIINEPNWNFTGTNANGCDEASNGPLRSLLMETTQAIRAIDKNHLIFIEGNCWGNNYNGIFPLWDNNLALSFHKYWNTNDQASIQTMLDYRTQYDVPIWLGESGENSNVWFKDAIRLVEQNNIGWAFWPMKKIESIAGVTSVTQPQGYQQLLEYWKDGKSKPSPAFATKVLMELANNYKLEKVTIRPDVVDAMFRQVQNSTAKAFKKNLLPARILATNYDLGTQGVAYYDTDFQNIDGTKFTPYNKGFIGRNDGVDIVPSSNKESKGFQVGFIEAGEWLQYTVTSKKKATYSASITYASATTEGQVHLVFGNNKKTESVLLPATGNNDKYSTVTISNIALEKGDTPVQVVFEKGGIHFTYLQFKIMN, encoded by the coding sequence ATGAAAAAAATAATTTTTATTCTTCTTGTTTGGCTGCCAACAGTCGGATGGGCTCAAGGCTTTTTGCACAGAGACCATCAAAAGATTGTGGATGAAAAAGGACAAAATATAGTACTTCGAGGTTTGGGTCTAGGAGGTTGGATGGTGCAAGAAGGCTATATGCTCAAAACGGGCAATTTTGCTGGACCACAATACAAGATTAAGGAAAAAATTTTAGCTGTAATTGGCGCTGAGGCCACCGAAAAATTTTACCAAACCTACAAAGACAGCGGCATCACCAAAAAGGATATCGATTCCTTGGCTGCTTGGGGATTCAATTCAGTGCGATTGCCAATGCATTATAATTTGTATACACCCGCTATTGAAAACGAAAAAAATGGTGAAATCACCTGGCTAGAAGAAGGTTTCAAACGCACCGATGCTTTGCTAAAATGGTGTGAAGCCAATAAAATATATTTGATTTTAGATTTGCATGCCGCTCCCGGAGGTCAAGGAAAAGATGCTGCAATATCAGACTATGATGGGTCAAAACCATCGCTCTGGGAGAGTGCTGCTAATCGCAATAAAATGATAGCTTTTTGGAAAAAAATAGCTGAACGCTACAAGGACAATCCTTGGGTGGGAGCCTATGATATTATCAATGAGCCCAATTGGAATTTTACCGGAACCAATGCCAATGGCTGCGACGAAGCTTCGAATGGTCCATTGCGTTCTTTGCTAATGGAGACCACTCAGGCCATTAGAGCCATTGATAAAAACCATTTGATTTTTATTGAGGGCAATTGTTGGGGCAATAACTACAACGGAATTTTTCCGCTTTGGGATAATAACTTAGCTTTGAGTTTTCATAAATATTGGAATACCAATGACCAAGCTTCCATTCAAACGATGTTGGATTACAGAACCCAATATGATGTTCCGATTTGGTTAGGCGAAAGTGGTGAAAACTCCAACGTTTGGTTCAAAGATGCGATTCGTCTAGTAGAGCAAAACAATATTGGTTGGGCTTTTTGGCCAATGAAAAAAATAGAAAGTATCGCTGGAGTAACTTCGGTAACTCAGCCGCAAGGCTATCAGCAATTACTGGAGTATTGGAAAGATGGAAAATCAAAACCAAGCCCAGCATTTGCCACAAAAGTCCTGATGGAATTGGCAAATAATTACAAGCTAGAAAAGGTTACAATTAGACCAGATGTGGTAGATGCTATGTTCAGACAAGTACAAAATTCTACGGCCAAAGCCTTCAAAAAAAATCTACTTCCAGCTCGAATTCTAGCTACCAATTATGACTTGGGCACACAAGGAGTAGCTTATTATGATACCGATTTTCAAAATATCGATGGTACAAAGTTTACTCCGTACAACAAAGGTTTCATAGGAAGAAATGACGGCGTTGATATTGTTCCTTCAAGCAATAAAGAGAGCAAAGGTTTTCAAGTAGGATTTATTGAGGCGGGAGAATGGTTGCAATACACAGTAACTTCCAAAAAGAAAGCTACTTATTCGGCTAGCATTACTTATGCGAGTGCTACAACAGAGGGGCAAGTGCATTTGGTTTTTGGAAACAACAAAAAAACAGAAAGTGTTCTGCTTCCCGCTACAGGAAACAATGACAAGTATAGTACTGTCACGATTTCCAACATTGCTTTAGAAAAAGGGGATACACCCGTACAAGTCGTTTTTGAAAAAGGAGGAATCCATTTTACGTATTTACAATTTAAAATAATGAACTAA
- a CDS encoding glycoside hydrolase family 30 beta sandwich domain-containing protein: MNKSAISLFCLLLMGTLFAQQKESKGKQAFTTAGKKVTVYTTAANTDLRLSPTAHLVFAKAAQPLETEISIFVEPQRKFQSLMGIGGAITDASAEVFAKLSKEKQQEFLTAYYDTQKGIGYSLLRTTIHSSDFSSGSYTYIEEGDKDLKTFSIDHDKQFRIPMIKQATQAAGGKIVTYVSPWSPPAFMKSNKQMLKGGTLLPEYYQAWANYYAKFIKAYEKEGMPIWGLTIQNEPMAVQTWESCVFSAEAERDFLKNYLGPTLKKEGLGNKKIIVWDHNRDLMNQRANVIFTDPEASKYAWGMGFHWYETWAGGAPMYDNVAKVHEAFPDKNLIFTEGCIEKFDAQKYQFWPNAERYGASMIHDFNNGTVAWTDWNILLDENGGPNHVGNFCFAPIHADSQSGSLIYTPSYYYIGHFAKFIRPQARRVATASSRSSLISTSFQNADGSMVTVVMNQSDKEVTYNLMIASEKTVTTIPPHSIQTLLY; this comes from the coding sequence AAGGAAAACAAGCGTTTACAACAGCTGGAAAAAAAGTAACCGTTTACACAACAGCAGCCAATACCGACTTGCGATTAAGCCCGACAGCTCATTTGGTTTTTGCAAAAGCAGCGCAACCGCTAGAAACAGAAATATCCATTTTTGTTGAGCCACAACGAAAATTCCAATCCTTGATGGGAATTGGAGGTGCCATTACGGATGCAAGTGCCGAAGTGTTTGCCAAGTTGTCAAAAGAAAAACAGCAAGAATTTTTAACTGCTTACTACGATACACAAAAAGGCATAGGCTATTCATTGCTAAGAACAACAATTCATAGCTCTGATTTTAGCAGTGGAAGCTATACTTATATCGAAGAAGGCGATAAGGATTTGAAAACATTTTCTATTGACCACGACAAACAATTCCGAATCCCAATGATTAAGCAAGCCACTCAAGCTGCAGGCGGAAAAATAGTAACCTATGTTTCTCCTTGGAGCCCACCAGCCTTTATGAAAAGCAACAAGCAAATGCTAAAAGGCGGAACACTCTTGCCAGAATATTACCAAGCTTGGGCCAATTATTACGCCAAGTTTATCAAAGCCTACGAAAAAGAAGGAATGCCTATTTGGGGATTGACCATTCAAAACGAACCTATGGCAGTACAAACTTGGGAATCTTGTGTTTTCTCTGCCGAAGCCGAAAGAGACTTCTTGAAAAACTACCTAGGACCAACCTTAAAAAAAGAAGGACTAGGCAACAAAAAAATCATTGTTTGGGACCACAACCGCGATTTGATGAATCAAAGAGCCAATGTGATTTTTACCGACCCCGAAGCCTCAAAATATGCTTGGGGAATGGGATTTCACTGGTACGAAACTTGGGCAGGAGGCGCGCCAATGTATGATAACGTAGCCAAAGTTCACGAAGCCTTCCCAGATAAAAACCTCATTTTTACCGAAGGTTGTATCGAAAAATTCGATGCTCAAAAATACCAATTTTGGCCTAACGCCGAACGATACGGAGCCTCAATGATACACGATTTTAATAACGGAACTGTAGCTTGGACCGATTGGAATATTCTCCTCGATGAAAACGGAGGACCTAATCACGTGGGGAATTTTTGCTTCGCGCCCATCCATGCCGATTCTCAATCGGGATCGCTAATCTACACGCCGTCTTATTATTATATTGGTCATTTTGCCAAATTCATTCGTCCGCAAGCGCGCAGAGTAGCCACCGCCTCTAGTCGCAGTAGTCTAATCAGCACATCATTTCAAAATGCAGATGGCTCAATGGTCACCGTGGTCATGAACCAAAGCGACAAAGAAGTCACTTACAATTTGATGATTGCTTCCGAGAAAACCGTAACCACAATACCACCACATAGTATTCAGACCTTGCTGTATTAA
- a CDS encoding glycoside hydrolase family 30 beta sandwich domain-containing protein, with the protein MKFDITKITRYLLYSLAIAMQISCSSPSDGGDPTPTPTPTPNPPATKNEVEYWLTKGDQSVLLTKQNAILAFGTLPNAYASIEVNDAQTFQSIDGFGYTLTGGSADVINQLTATKKKELLQELFGASETSIGVSYIRISIGASDLNAAPFTYNDLPAGDTDLTLSKFSLAPDKNGVIALLKEILAINPNIKVLATPWSAPLWMKDKASFVGGSLQTQYYGVYANYFVKYIQLMKAEGITIDAITPQNEPLHGGNNPSMVMTAEEQANFIKNSLGPAFKTAGITTKIIAYDHNCDNIQYATTIFNDAAAAPFVDGSAYHLYGGNINALSSIYNAFPTKNVYFTEQYTGADGDFGGDLKWHVKNVIIGSMRNWSKNALEWNLANNSTFGPHTNGGCSTCKGALTVNTSESFNRNVAYYIIAHASKFVPAGSVRIGSNVVGNLNNVAFKTPAGKKVLIVENDGNTNEIFNIKNNGKWVTTSLDAGAVATFVW; encoded by the coding sequence ATGAAATTTGATATAACCAAAATAACACGATACTTACTATACAGTTTGGCTATTGCCATGCAAATTAGTTGTTCTTCCCCAAGCGATGGAGGAGATCCAACTCCAACGCCCACACCTACGCCCAATCCACCCGCTACCAAAAACGAAGTAGAGTATTGGCTTACCAAAGGCGACCAATCCGTACTATTGACCAAACAAAATGCGATTCTTGCCTTTGGAACTTTGCCCAATGCTTATGCCTCTATCGAAGTAAACGACGCACAAACTTTTCAATCCATCGACGGATTTGGATATACCCTAACTGGAGGAAGTGCCGATGTCATCAACCAGCTGACTGCTACTAAGAAAAAAGAATTGTTGCAAGAACTTTTTGGTGCTTCCGAAACTAGTATCGGCGTAAGCTATATTCGTATCAGTATTGGCGCTTCAGATTTGAATGCGGCTCCTTTCACTTACAATGATCTTCCTGCTGGCGACACAGATTTGACTTTGTCAAAATTCAGTTTGGCCCCAGATAAAAATGGCGTGATTGCTCTTTTAAAAGAAATTTTAGCCATCAATCCAAACATTAAAGTTCTTGCAACGCCTTGGTCAGCACCACTTTGGATGAAAGACAAAGCCAGTTTCGTTGGAGGAAGTTTACAAACACAATATTATGGAGTATACGCAAACTATTTTGTGAAATACATCCAACTTATGAAAGCCGAGGGCATCACTATCGATGCAATTACGCCACAAAACGAACCTTTGCACGGAGGTAATAATCCAAGTATGGTAATGACAGCAGAAGAACAAGCCAATTTTATCAAAAATAGTTTAGGTCCTGCTTTTAAAACAGCTGGAATAACGACTAAGATTATTGCTTATGACCACAACTGCGATAACATACAATATGCCACTACCATTTTTAATGATGCTGCAGCAGCACCATTTGTAGACGGATCTGCTTATCATTTGTACGGTGGCAATATCAATGCACTTTCTTCAATCTACAATGCATTTCCTACCAAGAATGTTTATTTCACAGAACAATACACAGGAGCAGATGGGGATTTTGGAGGGGATTTAAAATGGCATGTAAAAAATGTAATCATTGGCTCTATGCGCAATTGGAGTAAAAATGCATTAGAATGGAATTTGGCCAACAACAGTACTTTCGGGCCGCACACTAATGGTGGCTGTTCTACTTGCAAAGGTGCATTAACAGTAAATACTAGCGAATCTTTCAATCGTAATGTTGCCTATTATATCATTGCCCATGCTTCTAAATTCGTACCTGCAGGTTCCGTTCGAATTGGCAGTAACGTAGTAGGAAATTTAAACAATGTGGCTTTCAAAACACCTGCAGGTAAAAAAGTTTTGATTGTAGAAAACGATGGTAATACCAACGAAATTTTTAATATTAAAAACAACGGAAAATGGGTAACCACCTCACTTGATGCGGGTGCTGTAGCCACATTTGTTTGGTAG
- a CDS encoding endonuclease/exonuclease/phosphatase family protein: protein MKSKANIILGLLVLLIGTTVSAQSLKVMTYNIRLDIASDGLNDWSHRKDFWIAQMQFYVPDVFGVQEATPNQVTDLTQAFANYVKVGIGRELEGKGEASCVFFKKDRFDLLQSNTFWLSQTPNQVSMGWDAACNRVCTYVLLKDKKSKQFLWVFNTHLDHMGQEARTKGIQLISKTIAELNTKNYPVIFMGDFNTTPNESRILELKKVMEDSRELSQEKPFGPEGTFNGFRYDVAVKDRIDYIFLSKNSGLTVQKYAVLTDAKDLRYPSDHFPVYVELVVKKKK, encoded by the coding sequence ATGAAAAGCAAAGCAAACATTATCCTTGGACTTTTAGTACTGCTGATTGGAACAACAGTTTCGGCACAATCTTTAAAAGTTATGACTTACAATATCCGTTTGGATATAGCCAGTGATGGGCTCAATGATTGGTCGCACCGAAAGGACTTTTGGATTGCGCAAATGCAGTTTTATGTCCCAGATGTTTTTGGGGTACAAGAAGCAACACCTAATCAGGTAACGGATTTGACGCAAGCTTTTGCTAATTATGTTAAGGTAGGAATTGGTAGAGAATTGGAAGGAAAAGGAGAAGCCTCTTGTGTGTTTTTTAAAAAAGACCGATTTGATCTCCTACAATCCAATACGTTTTGGTTGTCCCAAACGCCTAATCAGGTTTCTATGGGATGGGATGCTGCGTGCAACCGAGTATGTACTTATGTTTTATTGAAAGACAAAAAAAGTAAGCAATTCCTTTGGGTATTCAACACGCATTTGGATCATATGGGTCAGGAAGCCCGTACCAAAGGAATTCAGCTTATTTCAAAAACCATAGCCGAACTAAATACTAAAAATTACCCCGTTATTTTTATGGGCGATTTCAATACGACTCCCAACGAGAGTAGAATTTTGGAATTGAAAAAAGTGATGGAAGATTCCAGAGAATTATCCCAAGAAAAACCTTTTGGACCTGAGGGAACTTTTAATGGATTTCGTTATGATGTGGCGGTGAAAGACCGAATTGATTATATCTTTTTGTCAAAAAATAGCGGGTTGACCGTTCAAAAATATGCGGTTTTGACTGATGCTAAAGACTTGCGCTATCCTTCAGATCATTTTCCAGTTTATGTAGAATTGGTAGTTAAAAAGAAAAAATAG
- a CDS encoding family 16 glycosylhydrolase has protein sequence MMKIHTFNAKIGFVLGLFLLVFLSCSGSGSGSEEPVIPTPSNLSVTATIVGADAQNPAGDGSGKVNFKINATNATSYKLLIEGKVIDVTTTDYAYVFKTVGTNSYTILASAYNGTQYINTTISVTVKVESKLIWSDEFNVNGAPDPSKWNTQVWDPGHVNNELQSYTNRSKNLIVENGVLKVTAYREDYGKGKFTSGRIESNGKFEFTYGTIVIRAKVPVGVGTWPAVWMLGANIGTVGWPACGEIDILESVGKNLDQNHSSLHSPGRSGATPDTGIIKVPNSSTEFHIYKANWSASEIKFYVDDVLFYTFQNSDKFPFNKNFYLIVNLAMGGVWGGDVDPNFTSSTFEIDYIRVYN, from the coding sequence ATGATGAAAATACACACTTTTAATGCAAAAATAGGTTTCGTTTTGGGCTTGTTTTTATTGGTTTTTCTTTCTTGTAGTGGCTCGGGTAGCGGTTCTGAAGAACCTGTTATTCCAACACCTTCCAATCTTTCGGTTACCGCAACTATTGTGGGTGCCGATGCGCAAAACCCTGCCGGTGACGGAAGCGGAAAAGTTAATTTTAAAATTAATGCCACCAATGCTACTTCATACAAACTATTGATAGAAGGCAAAGTGATTGATGTAACCACTACCGATTATGCTTATGTTTTTAAAACTGTTGGCACGAATAGTTATACAATTTTAGCTTCGGCTTATAATGGTACGCAATACATCAATACTACTATTTCGGTAACGGTAAAAGTAGAATCAAAATTGATTTGGTCTGATGAGTTTAACGTAAACGGAGCTCCAGATCCTTCAAAATGGAACACTCAAGTTTGGGATCCAGGGCACGTAAACAATGAGTTGCAATCGTATACGAATCGTTCTAAAAATCTAATCGTTGAAAATGGCGTTTTAAAAGTTACGGCTTATAGAGAAGATTATGGGAAAGGTAAATTTACTTCAGGCAGAATCGAGAGCAATGGCAAGTTTGAATTTACCTATGGAACGATAGTCATTAGAGCCAAAGTACCTGTTGGAGTAGGAACGTGGCCAGCAGTTTGGATGCTTGGCGCCAATATTGGAACAGTAGGATGGCCAGCTTGTGGCGAAATAGACATTTTAGAATCGGTTGGAAAGAATTTGGATCAAAACCATTCCTCACTGCATTCCCCTGGACGTTCTGGAGCGACTCCTGATACAGGAATCATAAAAGTTCCAAACAGCAGCACCGAGTTTCATATTTACAAAGCCAATTGGTCTGCTTCCGAAATCAAATTTTATGTAGATGATGTGTTGTTCTACACGTTTCAAAATTCTGATAAATTTCCATTCAATAAAAATTTCTACTTGATTGTCAATTTGGCAATGGGTGGTGTTTGGGGTGGAGACGTAGATCCTAATTTTACTTCATCTACTTTCGAAATTGATTATATTAGAGTCTATAATTAA